Proteins encoded together in one Desulfomicrobium apsheronum window:
- a CDS encoding hydantoinase/oxoprolinase family protein: MSPPACVIGIDTGGTYTDAVVLDRSSGRVLAGVKTPTTPHDPAVAIGRSLEKVLLASGANPETIELVTVSTTLATNALVEDKGAEVGLFVIGHDKRLHIPAADMRFIPGGHKARGVEAEPLGMDYLIQGIAAMKGRVDAYAVCAMLAFEDPTHELVAAKAIELMDQMPVFCSHQASTRPGMEERAATAVLNARLLPVMQDFLRGIARSMERLGLSCPVRIVRGDCQSMDLPEAVRNSSATVASGPAATALFGGHAAAGETALIVDVGGTTTDITLIREGHPVVREEGMTIGSWRTHVRAVEMYTVGLGGDSLARVENGRLSLGPARVVPLSQIHLHLDGPALASMTRPEAWLGADLCAQCVQLAPGTDPGDDQILRWLAEHGPATPMRLRQELALAESNLEKAIARLQAARRVVTCGFTPTDALHVLGRLDLGDARPAMEGAGVLAALLSLAPEAFCDQVLEKAHATIATTILCALGNREVGPALAHFFEQPEQSALLDITIRVRPRIIGIGAAAPFLLPEVAARLGTEAVFPEHYEVGNALGAALMDTITKE, translated from the coding sequence ATGTCCCCACCAGCCTGCGTCATCGGCATCGACACCGGCGGCACCTACACGGATGCGGTAGTTCTAGACCGCTCGTCCGGCCGGGTTCTGGCCGGCGTGAAGACCCCGACCACCCCCCACGACCCGGCCGTGGCCATCGGCCGAAGCCTGGAAAAAGTGCTCCTGGCCTCGGGCGCGAACCCGGAAACAATCGAACTCGTGACCGTTTCCACGACCCTGGCCACCAACGCCCTGGTGGAAGACAAGGGCGCGGAGGTCGGACTCTTCGTCATCGGGCACGACAAGCGGCTGCACATCCCGGCGGCGGACATGCGCTTCATCCCCGGCGGTCACAAGGCCCGGGGGGTCGAAGCCGAGCCTTTGGGCATGGATTATCTGATCCAGGGCATCGCCGCCATGAAGGGCCGCGTCGACGCGTACGCCGTCTGCGCCATGCTCGCCTTCGAGGACCCGACCCACGAACTGGTTGCGGCCAAGGCCATCGAGCTCATGGACCAAATGCCCGTGTTCTGCTCCCACCAGGCCAGCACCCGCCCGGGCATGGAGGAACGCGCGGCCACGGCCGTCCTCAACGCCAGGCTGCTGCCCGTCATGCAGGACTTCCTGCGCGGCATCGCCCGGTCCATGGAACGCCTCGGGCTGTCCTGCCCGGTACGCATCGTGCGCGGGGACTGCCAGAGCATGGACCTGCCCGAAGCCGTGCGCAACTCCTCGGCCACGGTGGCCAGCGGTCCGGCGGCCACCGCCCTGTTCGGCGGTCACGCCGCAGCGGGCGAGACCGCGCTCATCGTGGACGTGGGCGGCACCACGACGGACATCACCCTCATCAGGGAAGGCCATCCCGTGGTCCGAGAGGAAGGCATGACCATCGGCTCCTGGCGCACGCACGTGCGGGCCGTGGAGATGTACACCGTGGGCCTTGGCGGCGACAGCCTGGCGCGCGTCGAGAATGGCCGCCTGTCCCTTGGCCCGGCCCGGGTCGTGCCGTTGTCCCAGATCCACCTGCATCTCGATGGGCCGGCCCTGGCATCCATGACGCGCCCCGAAGCCTGGCTCGGCGCGGACCTCTGCGCCCAGTGCGTGCAGCTGGCTCCGGGCACCGATCCCGGAGACGACCAGATCCTGCGCTGGCTCGCCGAACATGGCCCGGCCACGCCCATGCGCCTGCGGCAGGAGCTGGCGCTGGCCGAATCGAACCTGGAAAAAGCCATCGCCAGACTCCAGGCCGCACGGCGGGTCGTCACCTGTGGATTCACGCCCACGGACGCCCTGCACGTGCTCGGACGCCTGGACCTTGGCGACGCAAGGCCCGCCATGGAAGGGGCAGGCGTGCTGGCCGCGCTGCTAAGCCTCGCGCCGGAAGCGTTCTGCGATCAGGTGCTTGAAAAGGCCCACGCAACCATCGCCACCACCATCCTGTGCGCCCTCGGCAACCGGGAAGTCGGACCGGCCCTGGCCCATTTTTTTGAACAGCCCGAGCAAAGCGCGCTCCTGGACATCACGATCAGGGTCCGCCCCCGGATCATCGGCATCGGCGCGGCCGCACCGTTCCTCTTGCCTGAAGTGGCCGCGCGCCTTGGCACCGAAGCAGTCTTTCCAGAACATTACGAGGTCGGAAACGCCCTGGGCGCGGCCCTCATGGACACCATCACCAAGGAGTGA
- a CDS encoding 2-oxoacid:acceptor oxidoreductase subunit alpha: MGGEAGQGLDTVSGLLGTAVVRSGRHLLVAQHVMSRVRGGHNNFRVRIGSRPVQGPPDTFHLLAAMSRESVELHRDKLKSPGVILADAAWELPDTPGLVAIPFAELAARPVFRSVALLGVLGAMFGLEASLFEEQLLEQFKAKGDEIVSSNLRVLNAAMKWAADNAPRLPLPPAESPGGLLTMDGNQAIVLGALAAGVRFCGYYPMSPATSIAEGLVHAAVEMGVVVEQAEDEIAAANMALGASYAGARSIVPTSGGGFALMTEAVSLAGVSETPVVFVVVQRPGPATGLATRTEQADLDLVLYAGHGEFPRAILAPATLQDCFYLTHKAFDLAEKSQGPVFVLSDQYLASAARSVAPFDLDGLAPITNPDLGDTDPGNYRRYNWDEPISARRIPGHGESLVLADSHEHDEVGHIIEDGGIRVRMQDKRQAKMATLLAEALPPEFSGDEESDLLLVGWGSSCEVLREVTAQLRDDGIRAACLCFTQVWPLLPDTFMPRLEAAGTVVAVEGNSTAQFAGLLRKTTGFHIQDTVLRYDGRTLTTGFVMERLRPILEAL, translated from the coding sequence ATGGGTGGGGAGGCCGGTCAGGGTCTGGATACCGTGTCCGGACTGCTGGGAACGGCCGTGGTCCGGTCGGGCAGGCATCTGCTTGTGGCCCAGCATGTCATGTCCCGGGTGAGGGGCGGGCACAATAATTTTCGCGTGCGCATCGGCTCGCGCCCAGTGCAGGGCCCGCCGGACACGTTCCATCTGCTCGCGGCCATGAGCCGGGAGAGCGTGGAGCTGCACAGGGACAAGCTCAAGTCTCCGGGCGTCATCCTGGCTGACGCGGCCTGGGAACTGCCCGATACTCCAGGCCTTGTGGCCATTCCCTTTGCCGAGCTTGCCGCGCGGCCTGTTTTTCGGAGCGTGGCCCTGCTTGGCGTGCTCGGCGCCATGTTCGGGCTTGAAGCTTCCCTGTTCGAGGAACAGCTTTTGGAGCAGTTCAAGGCCAAGGGCGACGAGATCGTGTCCAGCAACCTGCGCGTCCTTAACGCCGCCATGAAATGGGCCGCGGACAATGCGCCTCGTTTGCCCTTGCCCCCCGCCGAGAGCCCGGGCGGGCTGCTGACCATGGACGGTAACCAGGCCATCGTCCTTGGCGCGCTGGCCGCCGGCGTGCGGTTTTGCGGATATTACCCCATGTCCCCGGCGACTTCCATCGCCGAAGGTCTGGTGCACGCCGCCGTCGAGATGGGTGTCGTGGTGGAGCAGGCCGAGGACGAGATCGCGGCCGCGAACATGGCGCTCGGGGCATCCTATGCCGGGGCGCGGAGCATCGTGCCCACCTCGGGTGGCGGGTTCGCCCTCATGACCGAGGCGGTGAGCCTGGCCGGAGTCTCGGAGACACCCGTGGTATTTGTCGTGGTCCAGCGCCCCGGCCCAGCCACGGGCCTGGCCACGCGCACGGAGCAGGCGGACCTGGATCTGGTGCTCTACGCCGGTCACGGCGAATTTCCGCGCGCCATCCTGGCTCCGGCCACGCTGCAGGATTGCTTTTATCTGACCCACAAGGCCTTCGATCTGGCCGAAAAGAGCCAGGGCCCGGTGTTCGTGCTTTCAGATCAGTATCTGGCCAGCGCCGCGCGCTCAGTCGCTCCCTTTGATCTGGATGGACTTGCGCCCATCACGAATCCCGATCTCGGCGACACCGACCCCGGGAACTACCGTCGCTACAACTGGGACGAGCCCATCTCCGCCCGGCGCATTCCCGGACATGGAGAGAGTCTGGTCCTGGCCGATTCCCATGAGCACGACGAGGTCGGACACATCATCGAGGACGGGGGCATCCGCGTGCGCATGCAGGACAAGCGCCAGGCCAAGATGGCCACGCTCCTTGCCGAAGCGCTGCCGCCGGAATTTTCGGGCGACGAGGAATCGGACCTCCTGCTGGTCGGCTGGGGATCCTCCTGCGAGGTGCTGCGCGAAGTGACCGCGCAGCTGCGCGACGACGGGATCAGGGCCGCCTGCCTGTGTTTCACTCAGGTCTGGCCGCTGCTCCCGGATACCTTCATGCCGCGCCTTGAGGCGGCAGGAACCGTCGTGGCAGTGGAAGGCAACAGCACCGCCCAGTTCGCGGGCCTGCTGCGCAAGACCACGGGTTTTCACATTCAAGACACCGTTCTGCGCTATGACGGCCGGACCCTGACTACCGGATTCGTCATGGAGCGGCTGCGGCCCATCCTGGAGGCTTTATGA
- a CDS encoding thiamine pyrophosphate-dependent enzyme: protein MNDTKTYGEFKTSWCPGCGNHDVLVAVKEALAGQGILPHQFVMVSGIGQAAKIVHYLKCNGFNGLHGRALSPAQAVKLANPEMTVLVESGDGCTYGEGGNHFLAAIRRNVNITLIVHDNQIYGLTKGQSSPTTMTGHVTKNNPLGVVDQPFNPVAVAVAMRAGFVARTFSGFHEHAVKTIVEAMRYPGFALVDLHSPCISFNKLNTFAWYKARCKEVSHDPGDWAAAMTVASTFGEEIPIGVLFREERPSKDAQLPQCAGGALYRKSVDMEAVKRHMLAYA, encoded by the coding sequence ATGAACGACACCAAGACCTACGGCGAATTCAAGACCAGCTGGTGCCCCGGCTGCGGCAACCACGACGTGCTCGTGGCCGTCAAGGAAGCCCTGGCCGGTCAGGGCATTCTGCCGCATCAGTTCGTGATGGTCTCCGGCATCGGTCAGGCGGCCAAGATCGTGCACTATCTCAAGTGCAACGGTTTCAACGGGCTGCACGGCCGCGCCTTGTCCCCGGCCCAGGCCGTGAAATTGGCCAACCCGGAGATGACCGTGCTGGTGGAATCGGGCGACGGCTGTACCTACGGCGAGGGCGGCAACCATTTTCTGGCCGCCATCCGACGCAACGTGAACATCACGCTGATCGTCCATGACAATCAGATCTACGGCCTGACCAAGGGCCAGTCGAGTCCCACGACCATGACCGGGCACGTGACCAAGAACAACCCTCTGGGCGTCGTCGATCAGCCTTTCAATCCCGTGGCCGTGGCCGTGGCCATGCGCGCCGGCTTTGTGGCCAGGACTTTTTCCGGGTTTCACGAGCACGCCGTGAAGACCATTGTCGAGGCCATGCGCTATCCAGGCTTCGCCCTGGTGGACTTGCACTCGCCCTGCATATCCTTCAACAAGCTCAACACCTTTGCCTGGTACAAGGCCAGGTGCAAGGAAGTCAGCCACGATCCCGGGGACTGGGCCGCCGCCATGACCGTGGCCTCGACATTCGGCGAAGAGATCCCCATAGGAGTGCTCTTTCGCGAGGAGCGGCCCTCCAAGGACGCGCAGCTTCCGCAGTGTGCAGGTGGGGCCCTGTATCGCAAGAGCGTGGACATGGAGGCCGTGAAGCGGCACATGCTCGCCTACGCCTGA
- a CDS encoding peptidylprolyl isomerase, whose product MAKARARHILVATEEVCQALKTKITEEGGDFAEIARNYSQCPSGKRGGDLGSFGPGQMVPEFDQVCFNEAVGVVHGPVKTQFGFHLVEVTERS is encoded by the coding sequence ATGGCCAAAGCACGTGCCCGTCACATTCTGGTGGCAACCGAAGAGGTTTGTCAGGCTCTGAAAACGAAAATCACGGAAGAGGGCGGAGATTTCGCCGAGATCGCCCGCAATTATTCACAGTGCCCGTCCGGCAAGCGCGGCGGCGATCTGGGTTCGTTTGGTCCCGGCCAGATGGTTCCGGAATTCGACCAGGTTTGCTTCAACGAAGCCGTCGGCGTCGTGCACGGACCGGTCAAGACCCAGTTCGGCTTTCACCTGGTGGAAGTGACTGAGCGCTCCTGA
- the mtnA gene encoding S-methyl-5-thioribose-1-phosphate isomerase: protein MEDHIRFDAEACTLLLLDQRKLPLIEETFACRTVEDVVFALQTMVVRGAPAIGVSAAYGCRIALRQAMAAGAYWRNELERLLSMLAQARPTAVNLVWAVGLMREAGYNIQDPRELGEVWLALAMKIHAEDIAMNKAMGRFGGALLADGDTVMTHCNAGALATAGYGTALGVIRGAVDMGKKISVIANETRPFLQGARLTAYELHKDGIPVTVACDNACSLLMQRGMVDKVVVGADRIVANGDVANKIGTSGVAILARHYGIPFYVAAPSSTFDLATPDGSLIPIEDRTPLEVTHVGDTRITPEGVPVFNYAFDVTDHSLITGIITERGVLSPPYTSSIAEIIGQERRP, encoded by the coding sequence ATGGAAGACCATATCCGCTTTGACGCCGAGGCCTGCACCCTGCTGCTGCTCGACCAGCGCAAACTGCCGCTGATCGAGGAAACCTTTGCCTGTCGCACTGTCGAGGACGTCGTCTTCGCGCTGCAGACCATGGTCGTGCGCGGGGCGCCTGCCATCGGCGTCAGCGCCGCCTACGGGTGCCGCATTGCGCTCAGGCAGGCCATGGCCGCCGGAGCGTATTGGCGCAATGAACTTGAGCGCCTGCTCTCCATGCTTGCCCAGGCGCGGCCCACGGCGGTCAATCTGGTCTGGGCCGTGGGCCTGATGCGCGAGGCCGGGTACAACATCCAGGACCCGCGCGAGCTTGGCGAGGTCTGGTTGGCTCTGGCCATGAAGATCCACGCCGAGGACATCGCCATGAACAAGGCCATGGGCCGATTCGGCGGAGCCTTGCTTGCCGACGGCGACACGGTCATGACCCACTGCAACGCCGGAGCGCTGGCCACGGCGGGTTACGGCACTGCCCTTGGCGTGATTCGCGGCGCGGTGGACATGGGCAAAAAGATTTCCGTCATCGCCAACGAGACCCGGCCCTTCCTGCAGGGCGCCAGGCTGACCGCCTACGAACTGCACAAGGACGGCATCCCGGTCACCGTGGCTTGCGACAACGCCTGTTCGCTGCTGATGCAGCGCGGGATGGTGGACAAGGTCGTGGTCGGGGCGGACCGCATCGTGGCCAACGGCGACGTGGCCAACAAGATCGGGACCTCCGGCGTGGCCATTCTGGCCCGTCACTACGGCATTCCCTTCTACGTGGCCGCGCCCAGCTCCACCTTCGACCTGGCCACCCCGGACGGCAGCCTCATTCCCATCGAGGATCGCACGCCGCTGGAAGTGACCCACGTGGGCGACACCCGGATCACGCCCGAAGGGGTCCCGGTTTTCAATTACGCTTTCGATGTCACGGATCATTCCCTGATCACGGGCATCATCACTGAACGCGGGGTGCTTTCCCCGCCCTACACATCGAGCATCGCCGAGATCATCGGCCAGGAACGCAGACCATGA
- the der gene encoding ribosome biogenesis GTPase Der, translated as MNQFLPMVALIGRPNVGKSTLFNRLIKRRVSITHDMAGVTRDSIFSEVRGETRSYMLVDTGGLVPDSSDEIEISIFEQAREAMAGADLILFIVDGRTGLHPQDEQVGQYLRQSGKEVRVIVNKVDGPEQEETMAADFYGLGFPLDCVSASHGFGMGDLREMIEEVLPKVDAQELEGGHVQGGLKVALLGRPNAGKSSTINALLGQKRLMVSAEAGTTRDCVDVTVQRGGKTYTFVDTAGVRRKSKVTDSLEYFSVVHSMQAAKQADVVVLVLDIMDGVVGQDKRLLSFLDTEKIPFVIVVNKIDLLTKDQLAKTKKDLVDEFAFCAHVPVLYSSSVSMAGLGGLLPLIEKLWEQCGQRVTTGELNRLVKMVTERHQPPVMGGRRGKIYYMTQADSRPPTFVFFVNDAKLFHGSYVRYLENQLRKVFRMDKTPIRMVFRSSHDNEKGK; from the coding sequence ATGAACCAGTTTCTTCCCATGGTGGCCCTCATCGGGCGTCCCAACGTGGGCAAATCCACTCTTTTCAACCGTCTTATCAAGAGGCGGGTCTCCATCACCCATGACATGGCCGGAGTGACCCGGGACAGCATCTTCAGCGAGGTGCGCGGGGAAACGCGTTCGTACATGCTGGTCGACACCGGCGGTCTGGTCCCCGATTCCAGCGACGAGATCGAGATCAGCATCTTCGAACAGGCCCGGGAGGCCATGGCCGGGGCGGACCTCATACTGTTCATCGTCGACGGACGGACCGGGCTGCATCCCCAGGACGAGCAGGTCGGGCAGTATCTGCGCCAGAGCGGCAAGGAAGTGCGCGTCATCGTCAACAAGGTCGATGGTCCCGAGCAGGAAGAGACCATGGCCGCCGATTTCTATGGATTGGGCTTCCCGCTGGACTGCGTGTCCGCGTCCCATGGCTTCGGCATGGGTGACCTGCGGGAGATGATCGAGGAGGTCCTGCCCAAGGTCGACGCGCAGGAGCTGGAAGGCGGACACGTCCAGGGCGGGCTCAAGGTCGCTCTCCTGGGCCGTCCCAATGCGGGCAAGTCCTCGACCATCAACGCGCTGCTGGGCCAGAAGCGGCTCATGGTCAGCGCCGAGGCCGGCACCACCCGCGACTGCGTGGACGTGACCGTGCAGCGCGGCGGCAAGACGTACACGTTTGTCGACACCGCAGGGGTACGTCGCAAGTCCAAGGTCACGGATTCTCTGGAATATTTCAGCGTAGTGCATTCCATGCAGGCCGCCAAGCAGGCCGATGTGGTGGTCCTGGTGCTCGACATCATGGACGGCGTGGTCGGTCAGGACAAGCGCCTTCTGTCCTTTCTGGACACGGAGAAGATCCCCTTCGTCATCGTCGTCAACAAGATCGACCTTTTGACCAAGGACCAGCTGGCCAAGACCAAGAAGGACCTGGTGGACGAGTTCGCTTTCTGCGCCCATGTGCCGGTGCTGTATTCCTCGTCCGTCTCCATGGCCGGGCTGGGCGGGCTTTTGCCCCTGATCGAGAAGCTCTGGGAGCAGTGCGGCCAGCGCGTGACCACGGGCGAACTCAACCGCCTGGTCAAGATGGTCACCGAGCGGCATCAGCCCCCAGTCATGGGCGGCCGCCGGGGCAAGATCTACTACATGACCCAGGCCGACTCCCGTCCTCCGACCTTCGTGTTCTTCGTCAACGACGCGAAGCTTTTTCACGGCAGCTACGTACGCTACCTGGAAAATCAGCTGCGCAAGGTCTTCCGCATGGACAAGACGCCCATCCGCATGGTTTTCCGCTCCAGCCACGACAACGAAAAAGGCAAGTAG
- a CDS encoding branched-chain amino acid transaminase, producing the protein MVQKADKIWFDGKLVPWDEAQVHVLTHTLHYGVGVFEGIRCYVCSDGSSAVFRLQEHVERLFLSAKINEMVIPFTQQQIFDAIIETLKANRQPEGYVRPLCFIGAGAMGVFPGDNPIQTIIATWPWGAYLGAEALEKGIRIKTSTFTRHHVNVMMTKAKTCGNYVNSVLAKREALADGYHEALMLDAEGYVSEATGENIFMVRNGVIKTPPLGSILAGITRETLMILAEDLGYTVIEDRFTRDELYCADEAFFTGTAAEVTPIREIDRRTIGEGSRGPVTAALQDAYFKLLRGDNPKYGKWLARYTI; encoded by the coding sequence ATGGTACAGAAAGCTGACAAGATCTGGTTCGACGGCAAGCTCGTGCCCTGGGACGAGGCACAGGTTCACGTCCTGACGCACACTCTGCATTACGGTGTGGGCGTGTTCGAGGGCATCCGCTGCTACGTCTGCTCCGACGGAAGCTCGGCCGTATTTCGTCTGCAGGAACACGTCGAGAGGCTTTTTTTGTCGGCCAAGATCAATGAGATGGTCATCCCCTTCACCCAGCAGCAGATTTTCGATGCCATCATCGAGACCCTGAAGGCCAACCGTCAGCCCGAGGGTTACGTCCGGCCCCTGTGCTTCATCGGCGCTGGCGCCATGGGCGTCTTCCCCGGCGACAACCCGATCCAGACCATCATCGCCACCTGGCCGTGGGGCGCGTATCTTGGGGCCGAAGCCCTGGAGAAGGGCATCCGCATCAAGACCTCGACCTTCACCAGGCATCACGTCAACGTCATGATGACCAAGGCCAAGACCTGCGGCAACTACGTCAACTCCGTGCTGGCCAAGCGCGAGGCTCTGGCCGACGGCTACCACGAGGCCCTCATGCTCGACGCCGAAGGCTATGTGTCCGAGGCCACCGGAGAGAACATTTTCATGGTCAGAAACGGCGTGATCAAGACTCCGCCGCTGGGTTCCATCCTGGCCGGCATCACCCGCGAGACGCTCATGATCCTGGCTGAAGACCTCGGCTACACCGTCATCGAGGACCGTTTCACCCGTGACGAATTGTACTGCGCCGACGAAGCTTTCTTCACCGGCACGGCGGCCGAGGTCACGCCCATCCGCGAGATCGACCGCCGGACCATCGGCGAGGGCAGTCGCGGCCCGGTCACGGCGGCCTTGCAGGACGCCTATTTCAAGCTGCTGCGCGGCGACAATCCGAAGTACGGAAAGTGGCTGGCCCGTTACACGATCTAG
- the dnaX gene encoding DNA polymerase III subunit gamma/tau, with amino-acid sequence MSQESLTARYRPQSFAEVAGQDAVKRILSRAASTGRVAPAYLFSGTRGVGKTTLARIFAKALNCQNGPALEPCNQCPICRQITLGSAVDVVEIDGASNTGVDNVRRLKEDVGYAPLECRYKVIIIDEAHMLSKQAFNALLKTLEEPPGHVTFIMATTEPEKFPQTIISRCQHFVFKRLPQAELVRHLDGVLIRESMPAEPSAVTLIARRGAGSVRDGMSLLGQVMALGSDSLTLADVREVLGLAGGEVFVRLIECVQSRDLQGLHALLTQILDQGVDLGFFLRELAGCWRNLFLLHQMGDAARSIIDLPAEEVDIWASVAPGFSLGHLHAAWQMTMDSQRKVLTSMEPALALELLLLNLACLPDLLAMGAGEARPGGDSGRGAAPGRPAPPRPVPPAAAPRAPGNAAPRPVSASAAPTQAAPAAQPAPVAQPAPVAPAAPVAPAGPARTGPQSFESSRAMSRPAASGAFAHASGPDMSLREAQADFKSRTDGPGAVPSATQAAPAGPKSWAGFVAFCAKRTEGAKPLPGLDKAQGELRGSELVMTSRHIFLCDRLKASMPLLTEAARAYFGPGVTLRVDAPEESVRKTRTELREMALVDPVVREAQEKFQARIVEVRPLSNGNSKESEI; translated from the coding sequence ATGAGTCAGGAAAGCCTTACCGCCCGTTACCGCCCTCAGAGTTTTGCAGAAGTGGCCGGCCAGGACGCTGTCAAGCGCATCCTCTCCCGGGCTGCGTCCACCGGACGGGTCGCACCGGCCTATCTGTTCAGCGGGACGCGCGGGGTGGGCAAGACCACTCTGGCCCGCATCTTCGCCAAGGCCCTGAACTGCCAGAACGGACCCGCCCTTGAGCCCTGCAACCAATGTCCGATCTGCCGCCAGATCACCCTGGGCTCGGCCGTGGACGTGGTCGAGATAGACGGTGCTTCCAATACCGGCGTCGACAATGTCCGCCGTCTCAAGGAAGACGTGGGCTATGCGCCGCTTGAATGCCGCTACAAGGTCATCATCATCGACGAAGCGCACATGCTTTCGAAGCAGGCCTTCAATGCGCTGCTGAAAACCCTTGAAGAGCCTCCGGGGCATGTGACCTTCATCATGGCCACCACGGAGCCGGAAAAATTTCCCCAGACCATCATCAGCCGTTGTCAGCATTTCGTCTTCAAGCGTCTGCCCCAGGCCGAACTGGTGCGGCATCTGGACGGCGTGCTCATCCGTGAATCCATGCCTGCCGAGCCATCCGCCGTGACCCTCATCGCCCGGCGCGGGGCCGGATCGGTTCGAGACGGCATGTCGCTCTTGGGTCAGGTCATGGCCCTGGGTTCCGATTCCCTGACTCTGGCCGACGTGCGCGAGGTGCTGGGCCTGGCCGGTGGAGAGGTTTTCGTGCGTCTGATCGAATGCGTGCAGTCCCGCGATTTGCAGGGCCTGCACGCCCTTTTGACCCAGATCCTGGATCAGGGCGTGGACCTGGGCTTTTTCCTGCGTGAGCTGGCCGGTTGCTGGCGCAATCTTTTCCTGCTGCATCAGATGGGCGACGCCGCGCGGAGCATCATCGACCTTCCGGCCGAGGAAGTGGATATTTGGGCCTCCGTCGCGCCTGGATTTTCCCTCGGGCATTTGCATGCGGCCTGGCAGATGACCATGGACAGCCAGCGCAAGGTGCTGACCAGCATGGAGCCGGCCCTGGCCCTGGAGCTTTTGCTCCTCAATCTGGCGTGCCTGCCGGACCTGTTGGCCATGGGCGCCGGAGAAGCCCGTCCCGGCGGCGATTCCGGTCGCGGAGCGGCCCCCGGCCGTCCCGCCCCGCCCCGACCCGTGCCCCCGGCTGCCGCGCCGCGTGCGCCGGGCAACGCCGCGCCCCGACCGGTTTCGGCATCTGCAGCCCCAACCCAGGCCGCGCCTGCCGCCCAGCCAGCGCCCGTTGCACAGCCCGCACCGGTCGCACCGGCCGCACCGGTCGCACCGGCCGGGCCTGCGCGAACAGGTCCGCAGTCTTTCGAATCGTCCAGGGCGATGTCACGGCCCGCAGCGTCCGGGGCGTTTGCCCATGCTTCAGGGCCGGACATGTCGTTGCGGGAAGCGCAGGCGGACTTCAAGAGCCGGACCGATGGCCCGGGCGCGGTCCCGTCTGCCACCCAGGCCGCGCCTGCCGGGCCCAAGAGCTGGGCTGGATTCGTGGCCTTTTGCGCCAAACGCACGGAGGGGGCAAAGCCTCTGCCGGGGCTCGACAAGGCGCAAGGGGAGCTTCGGGGATCGGAGCTCGTGATGACGAGTCGGCACATATTTCTGTGCGACCGCCTGAAGGCCAGCATGCCCTTGCTGACGGAAGCGGCGCGCGCCTACTTCGGTCCGGGGGTGACGCTGCGGGTTGACGCTCCGGAGGAGTCTGTGCGCAAGACCCGCACGGAGCTGCGCGAGATGGCCCTGGTTGACCCCGTTGTGCGGGAGGCTCAGGAAAAATTTCAGGCTCGGATCGTCGAGGTCCGGCCCCTATCAAACGGAAATTCCAAGGAGAGCGAGATATGA
- a CDS encoding YbaB/EbfC family nucleoid-associated protein encodes MNELIRQAQMMQKKMLRTQEEIGKKEVETSVGGGMVTVKATCAGEILSVVIDPAVLEDVDMLQDMVLSAVNEVLKKGKDLMQGEMAQITGGMKIPGLF; translated from the coding sequence ATGAACGAACTTATCAGACAGGCGCAGATGATGCAGAAGAAGATGCTGCGCACTCAGGAAGAGATAGGCAAGAAGGAAGTGGAGACCAGCGTGGGCGGCGGCATGGTCACGGTCAAGGCGACTTGCGCCGGTGAGATCCTGTCTGTGGTCATCGACCCGGCCGTGCTTGAGGATGTGGACATGCTCCAGGACATGGTCCTGTCGGCGGTCAACGAAGTCCTGAAGAAGGGCAAGGACCTGATGCAGGGCGAGATGGCCCAGATCACCGGCGGGATGAAGATTCCCGGCCTTTTCTAG
- the recR gene encoding recombination mediator RecR yields the protein MQRLPSPLQKIVDQFSALPGVGPKSALRMALTLLKWPEESVRSFGRDIEGLRSALHICSRCHGLADSDPCHLCTDPARTPEQLCLVSEWDSLMVMEESGIFKGRYLILGGLLSPLDGIDARALELDSLESILREGQVREVILALGSTMEAEATGSYVHNLLTRGFPDVSVTRLAQGIPLGSELKYVDRETLKQSLKHRQSL from the coding sequence GTGCAGCGTCTTCCTTCTCCATTGCAAAAGATCGTCGATCAGTTTTCGGCCCTGCCCGGGGTGGGGCCCAAAAGCGCCTTGCGCATGGCCCTGACCCTGCTCAAATGGCCCGAGGAGTCTGTGCGCTCCTTCGGCCGTGACATCGAAGGCCTGCGCAGTGCCTTGCACATCTGCTCGCGCTGCCACGGCCTGGCCGACAGCGACCCCTGCCATCTCTGCACCGACCCCGCGAGGACTCCGGAGCAGCTCTGCCTGGTTTCGGAGTGGGACAGCCTCATGGTCATGGAGGAGTCCGGCATCTTCAAGGGTCGCTATCTGATCCTGGGCGGCCTGTTGTCTCCGCTGGACGGGATCGATGCCAGGGCCCTCGAGCTGGACAGCCTTGAGTCCATCCTGCGTGAAGGGCAGGTGCGCGAAGTCATTCTGGCTCTGGGTTCGACCATGGAGGCCGAAGCCACTGGGTCGTATGTGCACAACCTTCTGACGCGCGGCTTTCCGGACGTGTCCGTGACCCGTCTGGCCCAGGGCATCCCACTTGGTTCGGAGCTCAAGTACGTGGACCGCGAAACCCTCAAACAGTCCCTCAAGCACAGGCAGTCCCTGTAG